From the Chryseobacterium sp. G0201 genome, the window CTCATTTTCAGGTCTCTTGCCAGCTCTGAATTATTCATTTTGTTTTTCTTCTGAAACTGCAAAATTTCAATCACAGCTCCCTTATCATAAGATCTATGAGATTGATTGAATATTTGCGTTTCCTTATCCTCTGTTCCGAATATTTTTTCATTAAGACTCAATATATCTAAACTGGATAATTCTTTTTTATTCAGAAGGTTTTTGCATTCCTGTTCTTTATCAGGATATTTCATCTGTATCATATCCTTGAAGATCTTTTTGTAATCCGGAGAGGTTGAGTTTTCATCATTAAGATTAGATATCATAGGCGTAGAATTTTTAATCATTATTGATTGTTTTATATTTGGCAATCCACTTATAAAGGGTCGTTTTTGGGATTTTATATTCTTTTATAACCTGAGTCTTTGTTTTCTTTTTAGTTTCAATAATTTCTATGATGAAATCAATGATCTCTTTGGTGTAAATATTTTTCCTAAACTGAGG encodes:
- a CDS encoding helix-turn-helix domain-containing protein, translating into MISNLNDENSTSPDYKKIFKDMIQMKYPDKEQECKNLLNKKELSSLDILSLNEKIFGTEDKETQIFNQSHRSYDKGAVIEILQFQKKNKMNNSELARDLKMSRNTITKWKKIFAVDDDF